One part of the Aurantibacillus circumpalustris genome encodes these proteins:
- a CDS encoding radical SAM/SPASM domain-containing protein produces the protein MKLFIGFHYSRLINKPKQFGLPVFVSIEPTTSCNLRCPQCPSGLREFTRPTGMLQNQLFEKIILQMKTHLHSLTFYFQGEPYLNPDFLKMVSFANVNNIYTITSTNAHYLTEENAKQTIASKLDKLIISVDGITQEVYEQYRIGGKLDKVLDGTKEILKQKRELKSKTPHVVWQFVVFKPNQEQIEAVKKLGKEIGVDEVKIKTAQIYDFENGHDLIPEIENYSRYKKNKAGNFEIKNKLLNQCWRMWQGCVITWDGKIVPCCFDKDAKYKLGNLEAESFEKIWYSEPYTNFRSSVLKSRNQIDICTNCTEGTKVWS, from the coding sequence ATGAAGCTCTTTATCGGCTTTCATTATTCACGCCTTATTAATAAGCCGAAACAATTTGGATTACCAGTTTTTGTGAGCATTGAGCCTACAACGAGTTGTAATTTGAGATGTCCGCAATGTCCGAGTGGTTTGAGAGAATTTACGCGGCCAACGGGTATGTTGCAGAATCAGTTGTTTGAGAAAATTATTTTGCAAATGAAAACGCATCTTCATAGTCTGACTTTTTACTTTCAGGGAGAACCTTATTTAAATCCTGATTTTTTAAAAATGGTTTCTTTTGCCAATGTGAATAACATTTACACAATTACAAGCACAAATGCGCATTATCTTACTGAAGAAAATGCAAAGCAGACAATAGCCAGCAAATTGGATAAGTTAATTATTTCGGTGGATGGTATCACTCAAGAGGTATATGAACAATACCGTATTGGAGGAAAATTAGACAAGGTGTTGGATGGAACGAAAGAAATTTTAAAGCAAAAAAGGGAACTGAAAAGTAAAACACCTCATGTTGTTTGGCAGTTTGTTGTTTTTAAACCTAACCAAGAACAAATTGAAGCGGTAAAAAAGTTAGGGAAAGAAATTGGTGTGGATGAAGTAAAAATTAAAACGGCTCAAATTTATGATTTTGAAAACGGACATGATCTTATTCCCGAAATTGAAAATTATTCACGCTATAAAAAAAATAAAGCTGGAAATTTCGAAATCAAGAACAAGTTATTAAATCAGTGTTGGCGCATGTGGCAAGGGTGTGTGATAACTTGGGATGGTAAAATTGTTCCGTGTTGTTTTGATAAGGACGCGAAATATAAATTGGGAAATCTTGAAGCAGAGTCATTCGAAAAAATATGGTATTCAGAACCTTATACTAATTTTAGAAGTTCGGTTTTGAAAAGCCGCAATCAAATTGATATTTGTACAAATTGCACTGAGGGAACAAAGGTTTGGTCTTAG
- a CDS encoding esterase/lipase family protein has translation MTPLLIVFVHGYSVTNLDTYGELPLRLHSEAIAKGYEAKIENLFLGRYISFNDEVRLNDVSRAMQMAVEEQIPAGTRFICITHSTGGPVVRNWWNFFYQNQSATCPMSHLVMLAPANHGSALAQLGKTRLSRVKSWFDGVEPGQKILDWLELGSTEAWQLNTNWITNGNQHISEKGIFPFVITGQDIDRKLYDHINSYTGELGSDGVVRVASANLNNAHIKLKQEVPQFIKGKLSANTLEISEFNQAPITAMRVLTKKSHSGDDMGIMRSVKKEITNDNAEIIKTIFDCISVNNKQSYLNCCNQFLQETKNVQENSLVEVGKKVLKNTLFFHDRYSMIIFRIKDNEGHALTNFDLLLTGPKNDPNNLPSGFFADRQFNKVNQCTISYFFNYDVIMGAPAVMQNGEEVRKELPGISSLGIIIKPRPDEGFIRYLPCQLNATKELLEKALRPNATTLIEIELQRLVNTEIFRFEKPHENKVTSASFKNTKPGTSILPE, from the coding sequence ATGACTCCTCTTCTTATTGTCTTTGTACACGGCTATAGCGTTACCAATTTAGATACTTACGGAGAATTACCGTTGCGTTTGCACAGCGAAGCTATTGCTAAAGGTTACGAGGCAAAAATTGAAAATCTTTTTCTGGGGCGTTACATTAGTTTTAACGATGAGGTCCGACTCAACGACGTGTCGCGTGCCATGCAAATGGCCGTAGAAGAACAAATTCCAGCTGGTACCCGTTTTATTTGTATTACCCATTCAACTGGTGGCCCGGTCGTTCGAAACTGGTGGAACTTTTTCTATCAAAATCAATCTGCTACTTGCCCAATGTCACACCTCGTTATGCTAGCGCCTGCTAATCACGGTTCTGCTTTGGCACAATTAGGGAAAACACGTTTAAGTCGCGTGAAATCATGGTTTGACGGGGTAGAGCCAGGACAAAAAATTCTCGATTGGCTCGAACTAGGAAGTACCGAAGCTTGGCAACTCAATACCAACTGGATTACAAATGGCAACCAGCATATTTCTGAAAAAGGAATTTTTCCATTTGTGATTACAGGTCAAGACATCGACCGTAAATTATACGATCATATTAATTCTTATACTGGAGAACTGGGATCTGATGGCGTGGTGCGTGTAGCTTCGGCAAATCTCAACAATGCGCATATCAAACTAAAACAAGAAGTTCCACAATTTATAAAAGGTAAACTAAGCGCCAACACGCTCGAGATTTCTGAATTTAATCAAGCGCCTATAACAGCCATGCGCGTGCTCACAAAAAAATCACATTCAGGTGACGACATGGGAATAATGCGAAGTGTAAAAAAAGAAATCACAAACGATAATGCAGAAATCATAAAAACTATTTTTGACTGTATTAGCGTAAATAATAAACAGAGCTATTTAAATTGCTGCAATCAGTTTTTACAAGAAACAAAAAATGTTCAAGAAAATTCCTTAGTCGAAGTAGGAAAAAAGGTTTTGAAAAATACGCTTTTTTTTCACGACCGTTATAGCATGATTATTTTTCGCATTAAAGACAATGAAGGGCACGCACTCACTAATTTTGATCTCTTGCTTACCGGACCAAAGAACGATCCAAATAATTTACCTTCTGGCTTTTTTGCCGATAGACAGTTTAATAAAGTAAACCAATGCACCATTAGTTATTTTTTTAATTACGATGTAATAATGGGTGCGCCTGCTGTTATGCAAAACGGAGAAGAAGTGCGCAAAGAGCTTCCCGGCATAAGCAGTTTAGGTATAATTATCAAACCACGTCCCGATGAAGGTTTTATCCGTTATCTGCCTTGCCAATTAAACGCCACCAAAGAACTTTTAGAAAAAGCATTACGACCCAATGCCACTACACTGATTGAAATAGAGCTGCAGCGATTGGTCAATACTGAAATATTTCGTTTCGAAAAACCGCACGAAAACAAAGTCACAAGCGCCAGTTTTAAAAATACAAAACCAGGCACTTCTATTTTACCAGAGTAA